The following nucleotide sequence is from Aspergillus luchuensis IFO 4308 DNA, chromosome 1, nearly complete sequence.
GGAACCAGCAATCCATGATCCATTCATGCTGGGCTTTTCCAATCACACGATCATTTCCCCGACTTGCCACGAGGTCGCGTTCTATGACATCTGAAAAGGTCCGTCCCCTGCCTCACCTAAACCCAGGTGAGGTGTCGTTGTTGGACCTCGCGACCGACGACCCTCGCGATACCGTAACCTTGTCCGACAAAGAGGCCTTGATCCTGCAGCTTTATCGGCAGATCCAGGAACAGCAATTGGAGAAAGCGCTACTAGAACAAGGTCGGTGTCCATGTTGCTGGAGCAACaaattattatctctatTCGATctagaattaatttttatgCCTGATACAGACACGGATCTTCTATCTGGGGACAATGCTGAACAGCAACTAGCCGTCGCCGAGCGTGAGCTTCTGGAAGCTAGGGCGACTTATACAGTCAGGAGGAAAGCCGTTGGCACGGTTCTTATGACTGATCCCATCCTCAAGGCTGTTCATCTGAAAGCGTCGACGCCAGCTGAACAGTAAGTTTACTAATCGTCTTCTGCATACATTTTTCTTGCTCCATTGCACCTTTTGCATTTACGTGCTGCTTTTCCTATTTTTGGAGCGCTTCAAATTATCTTCTCCTTACTTACCAGAAACAGGGCTCTCCTACGGCTCATTAATCGTCGTGATATGCTATCTCTAGCGCATGAAAACCTGAATACTGCACACAGTGCAACTCTTCGAAGGCTTGCCAGCCTGGAGGTGGAAAATTCACAGATCCACCGGCAAAACCAAGAGCTAGTCCGTGAGCTGTTAGCTCTtacggaagatgatgaatcaTGGAGAGAGAATTTGGAAGACGCGGAGCTCAAGGC
It contains:
- a CDS encoding centromere protein H (COG:S;~EggNog:ENOG410PQD9;~InterPro:IPR008426,IPR040034;~PFAM:PF05837;~go_component: GO:0000776 - kinetochore [Evidence IEA];~go_process: GO:0051382 - kinetochore assembly [Evidence IEA]), producing MTSEKVRPLPHLNPGEVSLLDLATDDPRDTVTLSDKEALILQLYRQIQEQQLEKALLEQDTDLLSGDNAEQQLAVAERELLEARATYTVRRKAVGTVLMTDPILKAVHLKASTPAEQALLRLINRRDMLSLAHENLNTAHSATLRRLASLEVENSQIHRQNQELVRELLALTEDDESWRENLEDAELKAQLDQLDADRRKSKAKWETMKNIASGMVVGSGVNWAEDERLTALVLDESDD